A stretch of the Panicum virgatum strain AP13 chromosome 9N, P.virgatum_v5, whole genome shotgun sequence genome encodes the following:
- the LOC120692594 gene encoding uncharacterized protein LOC120692594, with protein MADSFEALVSLPKFSVHSSPPFDSVHPEHFLGLAQLPAASPRPADHHMAPPQVAGNAAAPAMPPWTPPPCSYLASSGRHSSAPSVSPRPPCLTDRKYTHLGAGKLIVGRNASELKS; from the exons ATGGCGGACAGTTTTGAAGCTCTAGTCTCACTACCCAAATTCTCCGTCCACTCTTCACCTCCCTTCGATTCCGTCCACCCCGAGCACTTCCTTGGCCTTGCGCAGCTCCCTGCTGCATCTCCCCGGCCAGCCGACCACCACATGGCGCCACCGCAG GTCGCCGGGAACGCGGCTGCCCCCGCCATGCCGCCATGGACACCACCGCCCTGCTCGTATCTGGCAAGCTCCGGTCGCCATTCATCTGCACCAAGTGTGTCACCACGACCTCCTTGTCTTACTGATCGCAAATATACGCACCTTGGCGCCGGCAAGCTCATCGTCGGCAGGAATGCAAGTGAGCTCAAAAGCTGA
- the LOC120692536 gene encoding dof zinc finger protein DOF2.4-like isoform X1 — protein sequence MVFPSVPAYLDPPNWNDQQQGQHPRASGGGDAPLLPVGPAAAPNVSGLPSSSSGASAAMAAHARPNSMAERARLARMPQPEPALKCPRCDSTNTKFCYYNNYSLSQPRHFCKACRRYWTRGGTLRNVPVGGGCRRNKRSSKSSAAAGGSSSSSKPSSSARHLAGPSSMPLPSNSTGPTGAIIPPGLGSFSHHLPFLGSMHHPAPNLGLSFSAGLPPLGVQHMDTVDRFPVASGGGTTIGASLEQWRVQQQFPFLTGGGILDLSPASMYQLGLDANRGGSGGSAAAAAAFTLGQTSAATARQEGSMKVEDSKGQEMSLQRQYMAALRHGSQGVWDGNAGSNGGDGGGNGGSTSSWPMDIPGFNSSSTGGGNGSGML from the exons ATGGTGTTCCCTTCAGTACCGGCCTACCTAGATCCACCTAATTGGAATGACCAG CAGCAAGGCCAGCATCCGAGAGCGAGCGGGGGTGGCGATGCACCGCTGCTGCCCGTGGGTCCGGCGGCAGCTCCCAATGTTTCCGGCTTGCCGAGCAGCTCGTCGGGGGCCagtgccgccatggccgcgcacgcgcggccCAACTCGATGGCGGAGCGCGCGCGGCTGGCGCGGATGCCGCAGCCGGAGCCGGCGCTCAAGTGCCCGCGCTGCGACTCCACCAACACCAAGTTCTGCTACTACAACAACTACTCCCTCTCCCAGCCCCGCCACTTCTGCAAGGCGTGCCGTCGCTATTGGACGCGCGGCGGTACCCTCCGCAACGTCCCCGTAGGCGGAGGCTGCCGCCGCAACAAGCGCTCGTCCaagtcctccgccgccgccggcgggtcttcttcctcgtcgAAGCCGTCCTCGTCGGCCAGGCATCTCGCTGGTCCGTCATCTATGCCATTGCCATCCAACAGCACGGGCCCCACCGGCGCGATCATCCCACCAGGTCTCGGCTCCTTCTCGCACCACCTGCCGTTCTTGGGCTCGATGCACCATCCAGCGCCCAACCTAGGGCTATCCTTCTCCGCCGGTCTGCCGCCGCTCGGCGTGCAGCACATGGACACGGTGGATCGGTTCCCGGTGGCAAGCGGCGGTGGTACCACCATAGGTGCATCGCTGGAGCAGTGGAGAGTGCAGCAGCAGTTCCCTTTCTTGACAGGAGGAGGAATACTGGACCTTTCGCCGGCGTCGATGTACCAGCTGGGTTTGGATGCTAaccgaggaggcagcggcggttcagcagcggcggcggcggcgtttacGTTAGGGCAGACCAGTGCTGCAACGGCTAGGCAGGAAGGATCAATGAAGGTGGAGGACAGTAAAGGACAAGAAATGAGCTTACAGAGGCAGTACATGGCGGCTCTACGCCACGGTTCACAGGGTGTCTGGGATGGAAATGCTGGTAGCAATGGTGGCGACGGTGGCGGCAATGGCGGTTCTACTTCTAGTTGGCCGATGGACATTCCTGGATTCAATTCTTCATCGACCGGTGGCGGCAATGGCAGTGGCATGTTGTAG
- the LOC120692536 gene encoding dof zinc finger protein DOF3.6-like isoform X2, which yields MVFPSVPAYLDPPNWNDQQGQHPRASGGGDAPLLPVGPAAAPNVSGLPSSSSGASAAMAAHARPNSMAERARLARMPQPEPALKCPRCDSTNTKFCYYNNYSLSQPRHFCKACRRYWTRGGTLRNVPVGGGCRRNKRSSKSSAAAGGSSSSSKPSSSARHLAGPSSMPLPSNSTGPTGAIIPPGLGSFSHHLPFLGSMHHPAPNLGLSFSAGLPPLGVQHMDTVDRFPVASGGGTTIGASLEQWRVQQQFPFLTGGGILDLSPASMYQLGLDANRGGSGGSAAAAAAFTLGQTSAATARQEGSMKVEDSKGQEMSLQRQYMAALRHGSQGVWDGNAGSNGGDGGGNGGSTSSWPMDIPGFNSSSTGGGNGSGML from the exons ATGGTGTTCCCTTCAGTACCGGCCTACCTAGATCCACCTAATTGGAATGACCAG CAAGGCCAGCATCCGAGAGCGAGCGGGGGTGGCGATGCACCGCTGCTGCCCGTGGGTCCGGCGGCAGCTCCCAATGTTTCCGGCTTGCCGAGCAGCTCGTCGGGGGCCagtgccgccatggccgcgcacgcgcggccCAACTCGATGGCGGAGCGCGCGCGGCTGGCGCGGATGCCGCAGCCGGAGCCGGCGCTCAAGTGCCCGCGCTGCGACTCCACCAACACCAAGTTCTGCTACTACAACAACTACTCCCTCTCCCAGCCCCGCCACTTCTGCAAGGCGTGCCGTCGCTATTGGACGCGCGGCGGTACCCTCCGCAACGTCCCCGTAGGCGGAGGCTGCCGCCGCAACAAGCGCTCGTCCaagtcctccgccgccgccggcgggtcttcttcctcgtcgAAGCCGTCCTCGTCGGCCAGGCATCTCGCTGGTCCGTCATCTATGCCATTGCCATCCAACAGCACGGGCCCCACCGGCGCGATCATCCCACCAGGTCTCGGCTCCTTCTCGCACCACCTGCCGTTCTTGGGCTCGATGCACCATCCAGCGCCCAACCTAGGGCTATCCTTCTCCGCCGGTCTGCCGCCGCTCGGCGTGCAGCACATGGACACGGTGGATCGGTTCCCGGTGGCAAGCGGCGGTGGTACCACCATAGGTGCATCGCTGGAGCAGTGGAGAGTGCAGCAGCAGTTCCCTTTCTTGACAGGAGGAGGAATACTGGACCTTTCGCCGGCGTCGATGTACCAGCTGGGTTTGGATGCTAaccgaggaggcagcggcggttcagcagcggcggcggcggcgtttacGTTAGGGCAGACCAGTGCTGCAACGGCTAGGCAGGAAGGATCAATGAAGGTGGAGGACAGTAAAGGACAAGAAATGAGCTTACAGAGGCAGTACATGGCGGCTCTACGCCACGGTTCACAGGGTGTCTGGGATGGAAATGCTGGTAGCAATGGTGGCGACGGTGGCGGCAATGGCGGTTCTACTTCTAGTTGGCCGATGGACATTCCTGGATTCAATTCTTCATCGACCGGTGGCGGCAATGGCAGTGGCATGTTGTAG